One part of the Ziziphus jujuba cultivar Dongzao chromosome 2, ASM3175591v1 genome encodes these proteins:
- the LOC125422670 gene encoding uncharacterized protein LOC125422670: MDVEGDLSNENWWKHLWRSKIHERTKFFLWNLANEGLPVLNNLIARGMSLENLECGHGCQSSEIEIHLFFHYEIAKRLWNQIVHKGSVDNIEVASTVVMKRFQELKEAISREEPVHIPRTSDFALLSHVWRRPLEDVIKLNIDVAIRNEGSHLAVVARNSRGKVLHIQAFNSAVNIPETAELEAILKAMQVAKNFSWSSVQFESDTLNVIRALQDKDITNLHWTAEPFFHTISLYLDFFSNFSFWPTLLANG; this comes from the exons CAAGATCCATGAAAGAACCAAATTCTTCCTTTGGAACTTGGCCAATGAAGGTCTACCAGTTCTTAATAATCTTATTGCCAGAGGTATGAGTCTGGAGAATTTGGAGTGCGGTCACGGATGTCAGAGTTCAGAAATAGAAATCCATCTTTTTTTCCATTACGAGATTGCCAAGAGATTGTG GAACCAAATTGTTCATAAAGGTAGTGTGGACAATATTGAGGTAGCATCTACGGTAGTGATGAAGAGATTCCAAGAGCTTAAAGAGGCAATTAGTAGAGAGGAACCAGTCCACATCCCTCGGACAAGCGACTTTGCTCTACTATCCCATGTTTGGAGAAGGCCTTTGGAAGATGTCATCAAGCTTAATATAGATGTAGCTATTAGAAATGAAGGTAGCCACCTGGCGGTGGTTGCCAGAAATTCCAGAGGTAAGGTCCTCCACATTCAAGCTTTCAATTCGGCTGTGAACATTCCAGAGACAGCTGAGTTGGAAGCTATTTTGAAGGCCATGCAAGTAGCGAAGAATTTCAGTTGGAGCAGCGTCCAGTTTGAATCAGATACTTTAAATGTGATCAGAGCTCTTCAGGATAAAGACATTACAAACCTTCACTGGACTGCTGAACCTTTCTTTCACACTATCtctttgtatttggatttttttagcAACTTTTCTTTTTGGCCCACCTTATTAGCCAATGGGTAG